The Mesorhizobium sp. B1-1-8 genome contains a region encoding:
- a CDS encoding AAA family ATPase yields MAARKQLPRLKAPYLKRILLEPSRVADWEKYPWSLPIFRHQEFQLEFTTPITIIVGENGTGKSTLLEAIGALAGYDEAGGGKGYMPVDHSRAIDKSGASLGVTLRAHWLPKVTAGWFFRAESFYSVARYLDRSALDAGAAPTDFLSWSHGEGFIRFFEERCRRQGIYILDEPESALSPTRQIELLKLLGRMDQSGMAQVIMATHSPLLMACPNARLFRISRFGLDQVDFQDTDHFRMMRDFCSDPAAFLAQALYEDEP; encoded by the coding sequence GTGGCAGCCCGCAAGCAACTGCCGCGGCTGAAGGCGCCCTATCTCAAGCGCATTCTGCTTGAGCCGTCGCGGGTGGCCGACTGGGAAAAATATCCCTGGAGCCTGCCGATCTTCCGCCACCAGGAATTTCAGCTCGAATTCACCACGCCGATCACCATCATCGTCGGCGAGAACGGCACCGGCAAATCGACGCTGCTGGAGGCGATCGGCGCGCTGGCCGGCTATGACGAGGCTGGCGGCGGCAAAGGCTACATGCCGGTCGACCACTCGCGCGCCATCGACAAGAGTGGTGCCTCACTGGGCGTCACGCTCCGCGCCCACTGGCTGCCGAAGGTCACCGCCGGCTGGTTCTTTCGCGCGGAATCCTTCTACTCCGTCGCCCGCTATCTTGACCGGTCTGCCCTGGATGCGGGTGCGGCGCCGACCGATTTCCTATCCTGGTCGCACGGCGAAGGATTCATCCGCTTCTTCGAAGAACGCTGCCGCCGGCAAGGCATCTACATCCTCGACGAGCCCGAAAGCGCGCTTTCGCCGACGCGCCAGATCGAACTGCTCAAGCTGCTCGGGCGGATGGACCAGTCTGGCATGGCACAAGTGATCATGGCCACGCATTCACCCCTGCTGATGGCCTGCCCGAATGCGCGGCTCTTCCGTATCAGCCGCTTCGGTCTCGATCAGGTCGATTTTCAGGATACCGATCATTTTCGCATGATGCGCGACTTCTGCAGCGACCCGGCTGCCTTTCTCGCCCAAGCGCTGTATGAGGACGAACCATGA
- a CDS encoding type II toxin-antitoxin system HicA family toxin gives MLERDSRKIVKRLKDDGFELVSVRGSHHKFRKGEITLIVPHPEKDLPTGTARAIAKQAGWIRAG, from the coding sequence ATGCTAGAGCGTGACAGTCGAAAGATCGTGAAGCGCTTGAAGGATGACGGCTTCGAGCTGGTTTCGGTGCGCGGTTCACATCACAAGTTCCGCAAAGGCGAAATCACATTGATCGTCCCGCATCCGGAAAAGGATCTGCCGACCGGCACAGCTCGTGCGATCGCCAAGCAAGCAGGCTGGATAAGGGCAGGATGA
- a CDS encoding enoyl-CoA hydratase, protein MAEIVAIKPTIADGPVLASQDKSVLRLTLSSPPANALSLATMAALQAEFDRAKSDRSVRVIILAASGKVFCAGHDLKEMTARRADADRGRAFFEETFAACARLMQAIVRHPKPVIAEVDGLATAAGLQLVASCDLAIASHEATFCTPGVNIGLFCSTPMVALSRNVSRKHAMEMLLTGETIDAATAKEFGLVNRIVPREYLNQVVNKYAQTIASKSSLVVKTGKEAFYAQAEMGLTDAYAYTGRAMVENMLARDAEEGIGAFVGKRKPQWFDE, encoded by the coding sequence ATGGCTGAAATCGTCGCCATCAAGCCGACCATTGCCGACGGCCCCGTCCTTGCCAGTCAGGACAAAAGCGTGCTTCGCCTGACGCTCTCCAGCCCGCCGGCCAACGCGCTCTCACTGGCGACGATGGCGGCGCTGCAGGCCGAATTCGACCGTGCGAAATCCGACAGATCCGTGCGCGTCATCATCCTGGCGGCGTCCGGAAAGGTGTTTTGCGCCGGCCACGATCTTAAGGAAATGACGGCGCGCCGTGCCGATGCCGACCGCGGCCGCGCTTTCTTCGAGGAGACCTTTGCCGCTTGTGCCCGGCTGATGCAGGCGATCGTCCGGCATCCGAAGCCGGTGATCGCCGAGGTCGACGGTCTGGCAACGGCTGCCGGCCTGCAGCTGGTGGCAAGCTGCGACCTCGCCATCGCCTCGCATGAGGCGACGTTCTGCACGCCGGGCGTCAATATCGGCCTGTTCTGCTCGACGCCGATGGTGGCGCTGTCGCGCAACGTCTCGCGCAAGCATGCGATGGAAATGCTTTTGACCGGCGAGACCATCGACGCGGCGACCGCCAAGGAGTTCGGCCTGGTCAACCGCATCGTGCCGCGCGAATATTTGAATCAGGTTGTCAACAAATACGCGCAAACCATTGCATCGAAATCATCTTTGGTCGTCAAGACCGGCAAGGAAGCCTTTTACGCGCAGGCCGAGATGGGGCTCACAGATGCCTACGCCTATACCGGCCGCGCGATGGTGGAAAACATGCTGGCGCGCGACGCCGAGGAAGGCATCGGCGCCTTCGTCGGCAAGCGCAAGCCGCAATGGTTTGACGAATAG
- a CDS encoding CoA-binding protein: MNHDTYDNAYIAGILNSVKTVAMVGASPNDVRPSYFVLKYLLSKGFSVFPINPGHAGKQILGRTVYASLADLPQPVDMVDIFRGSSAVSGIIDQVLKLDPLPKVVWMQLGVRHDEAAGRAEAAGVKVVMNRCPKIEYGKLSGEIGWTGVNSGVLSSKKPLMRQGFQSFGVRQK; encoded by the coding sequence ATGAATCACGACACCTACGACAACGCCTACATCGCCGGCATCCTCAATTCGGTGAAGACCGTGGCCATGGTCGGCGCGTCGCCCAACGACGTCCGGCCGAGCTACTTCGTGCTGAAATATCTGTTGTCGAAAGGCTTTTCGGTGTTTCCGATCAACCCGGGCCACGCCGGCAAGCAGATCCTCGGCCGCACGGTCTATGCCAGCCTTGCCGACCTGCCGCAGCCGGTCGACATGGTCGATATTTTTCGTGGTTCCTCGGCGGTGTCGGGCATTATCGACCAGGTGCTGAAGCTTGATCCGCTGCCGAAGGTCGTCTGGATGCAGCTTGGTGTGCGGCATGACGAGGCCGCTGGCCGCGCCGAGGCCGCCGGCGTCAAGGTGGTGATGAACCGCTGCCCTAAAATCGAATACGGCAAGCTCTCGGGCGAGATCGGCTGGACCGGCGTCAATTCCGGCGTTCTGTCGTCGAAGAAGCCACTGATGCGGC
- a CDS encoding PaaI family thioesterase yields MPAQSNLKPVLTAAEVNALMESVYPQLNDQFTFYEALEVFPGGCTVRLNAEQRHLRPGGTVSGPSLFTLADIGGYACVLSHAGPDALSVTTNLTINFMRKAGAGPIDGHCRILKLGKSLMVFDIDIVAGADHQTVAHATGTYSIPPKRVDTLR; encoded by the coding sequence ATGCCAGCCCAAAGCAATCTGAAGCCGGTGTTGACCGCGGCGGAAGTCAACGCGCTGATGGAAAGCGTCTATCCGCAGCTCAACGACCAGTTCACCTTCTACGAGGCGCTGGAGGTGTTTCCGGGCGGCTGCACGGTGAGGCTCAACGCGGAGCAACGACATCTGCGGCCGGGCGGCACGGTCTCGGGCCCTTCGCTGTTCACGCTGGCCGATATCGGCGGCTATGCCTGCGTGCTCTCGCATGCCGGTCCCGATGCGCTTTCGGTGACCACCAATCTCACCATCAACTTCATGCGCAAGGCCGGGGCGGGGCCGATCGACGGCCATTGCCGCATCCTGAAGCTGGGAAAGAGCCTGATGGTGTTCGATATCGACATCGTCGCCGGTGCCGATCATCAGACTGTGGCGCATGCCACCGGCACCTATTCGATCCCACCGAAGCGAGTCGATACGCTGCGCTAG